One part of the Microbulbifer sp. THAF38 genome encodes these proteins:
- the ndk gene encoding nucleoside-diphosphate kinase, with amino-acid sequence MALERTLSIIKPDAVAKNVIGEIESRFEKAGLSIVAMKMAHLSREKAEGFYAEHKERPFFKDLVDFMTSGPVVVQVLEGENAILANRELMGATNPKEAAAGTIRADFAESIDANAVHGSDSAESAAREVSYFFADDEICPRA; translated from the coding sequence ATGGCCCTGGAGCGTACCCTTTCTATCATTAAGCCGGACGCAGTAGCCAAGAATGTAATCGGTGAAATCGAGAGCCGTTTCGAGAAAGCTGGCCTGAGCATCGTTGCTATGAAGATGGCGCACCTGTCCCGCGAGAAAGCCGAAGGTTTTTACGCTGAGCACAAAGAGCGTCCTTTCTTCAAAGACCTGGTTGACTTCATGACTTCCGGTCCGGTTGTTGTACAGGTTCTGGAAGGCGAAAACGCTATCCTGGCTAACCGCGAGCTGATGGGCGCGACCAACCCGAAAGAAGCTGCTGCCGGCACCATCCGCGCCGACTTCGCTGAAAGCATCGACGCCAACGCCGTACACGGTTCCGACTCTGCAGAGTCAGCTGCCCGCGAAGTAAGCTACTTCTTCGCTGACGACGAAATCTGCCCGCGCGCTTAA